Proteins from a single region of Runella sp. SP2:
- a CDS encoding carboxypeptidase-like regulatory domain-containing protein codes for MAKSKQPTPPSTHQLRQYVAGKLTPRDQHEVEKEALQNQQVDDTLEGLQAMKNAGMDESAALLDVRRRLQQRIAPKRRRLVPYYYASAAAVVMAVGLGWWLVQRQDLPESTAKTSAERVLPSAPVPESAPISAEKQPTLAAKPSTKIPTQRLVQEQVAAAPPTQEMLEAAPAESSAVSIVEEKKADEVAAVPAQELAARPAQAKSRVASAPAAALPVDTFTLRGKILDAETREALAGSIIAVMGRNRGTSSANDGTFFLRGVRPNDNLSIGAIGFVPVQITVKDSLLAPVLLQAEQNALSEVVVTGNGKRSQKPRSIQNQKAYSDYLRQSVQAFLEKNPQGPRGRVVVEFTVNELGELSDFENKNGANNQLFEEAVRILKQGEKWTPTYKKGKPQSERKRQVFQF; via the coding sequence ATGGCTAAATCAAAACAACCTACTCCGCCTTCGACGCATCAACTGCGCCAGTACGTGGCAGGAAAGCTAACTCCCCGAGACCAGCACGAGGTAGAAAAAGAGGCATTACAAAACCAACAAGTCGATGATACGTTGGAAGGACTCCAAGCTATGAAAAACGCGGGCATGGACGAGTCGGCGGCGCTTTTGGATGTCCGTAGGCGGCTACAACAACGGATAGCGCCAAAAAGACGGAGGCTAGTGCCGTATTACTATGCTTCGGCCGCTGCGGTGGTCATGGCCGTGGGGTTGGGTTGGTGGTTGGTACAGCGGCAAGATTTACCCGAATCAACGGCTAAAACATCGGCTGAGAGGGTATTGCCGTCGGCTCCTGTCCCTGAAAGTGCGCCTATTTCAGCGGAAAAACAACCCACGCTTGCTGCCAAACCTAGCACCAAAATTCCTACTCAGAGATTAGTCCAAGAACAAGTGGCCGCCGCGCCTCCTACCCAAGAAATGTTGGAAGCTGCCCCCGCCGAGAGTAGTGCAGTAAGCATAGTAGAAGAAAAAAAGGCGGACGAAGTCGCCGCAGTTCCTGCGCAGGAATTGGCCGCCAGACCCGCACAGGCAAAAAGTCGCGTAGCGTCGGCTCCTGCGGCGGCGTTACCAGTCGATACGTTTACGCTACGCGGCAAGATATTGGATGCCGAAACGCGAGAAGCACTGGCAGGAAGTATCATTGCGGTGATGGGACGCAATCGAGGTACTTCTTCGGCTAACGACGGAACGTTTTTCCTACGAGGGGTACGTCCAAATGATAACCTAAGTATTGGTGCCATTGGTTTTGTTCCCGTTCAAATCACGGTGAAAGATTCGCTTTTAGCGCCAGTTTTGTTACAAGCAGAGCAAAATGCACTGAGTGAGGTAGTCGTTACAGGTAATGGCAAACGTTCTCAAAAGCCCAGATCAATCCAAAACCAAAAAGCGTATTCGGATTACTTACGGCAATCAGTACAAGCATTTTTGGAAAAAAATCCCCAAGGCCCTCGAGGGCGAGTGGTAGTAGAGTTTACGGTAAACGAGTTGGGGGAATTAAGTGATTTTGAGAACAAAAACGGAGCAAATAATCAGCTGTTTGAGGAGGCCGTTCGCATCCTCAAACAGGGAGAAAAATGGACGCCAACCTATAAAAAAGGGAAGCCACAATCAGAAAGAAAAAGGCAAGTTTTTCAGTTTTAG
- a CDS encoding isoprenylcysteine carboxylmethyltransferase family protein: MSPYLLQSFLWLVYGLLHSILASHQVKLFFEQKLGSAFRFYRLMYNVLAFVLLIGLLWYQRLFPKERLWAFAWWADILAEAAKGLGIIIALWALRGYDLREFLGLSTPTSLATPNEFRTGGLLRYVRHPLYTGTILWAWGVFVGEASPQALIMAICITVYIRIGIVYEERKLVREFGDAYVEYRRRVPMLFPKLF, translated from the coding sequence ATGAGTCCCTACCTACTACAATCCTTCCTTTGGTTAGTTTATGGGTTGCTACACAGTATATTAGCAAGCCACCAAGTCAAGCTTTTTTTTGAACAAAAATTAGGTAGTGCTTTTCGATTCTATCGCTTGATGTACAATGTGCTGGCATTTGTGCTGTTGATAGGGCTGTTGTGGTACCAACGTTTATTCCCTAAAGAACGCCTCTGGGCTTTTGCATGGTGGGCTGACATCCTAGCAGAAGCGGCCAAAGGCCTGGGTATAATCATTGCTTTATGGGCATTGCGAGGGTACGATTTGCGCGAATTTTTAGGACTCTCGACACCTACTTCATTGGCTACTCCCAACGAATTCCGCACGGGAGGGCTGCTGCGTTACGTACGGCATCCGTTATATACGGGGACTATTTTGTGGGCATGGGGCGTATTTGTGGGAGAAGCTAGCCCCCAAGCCTTGATTATGGCCATTTGCATTACGGTCTATATTCGTATTGGCATTGTGTATGAAGAACGAAAACTTGTGCGCGAATTTGGGGACGCCTACGTGGAGTATCGCCGTCGAGTGCCGATGTTGTTTCCGAAATTATTTTAG
- a CDS encoding SDR family NAD(P)-dependent oxidoreductase, producing MSFQGKNILIIGASSGIGLAIAQILQAEGASLFTASRRAPQGIQSSHITWDVTQPVEGLFDALPDTLHGLVYAPGSINLKPFQRFSLADFQADFNVNVLGAVAAIQANLARLRKAGGASIVLFSTVAVQTGMGFHASIATAKGAVEGLTRSLAAELAATKIRCNAIAPSLTDTPLAASLLSSDEKREASNKRHPIGRVGTPQDLAAVAKLLLSDEGSWITGQVLNVDGGMGRLK from the coding sequence ATGTCGTTTCAAGGAAAAAACATTCTTATCATCGGGGCAAGCTCTGGAATTGGCCTTGCCATTGCCCAAATCCTTCAAGCCGAAGGTGCCTCGTTGTTTACGGCTTCGCGCCGCGCCCCGCAGGGGATTCAAAGTAGCCACATTACATGGGACGTCACTCAGCCCGTTGAAGGTCTTTTTGACGCATTACCCGATACCCTTCACGGCCTTGTGTATGCCCCAGGCAGCATCAACCTCAAACCTTTTCAGCGGTTTTCGTTGGCTGATTTTCAGGCAGATTTCAACGTCAATGTCTTAGGAGCCGTCGCCGCGATTCAGGCCAACCTTGCCCGACTTCGTAAAGCAGGCGGAGCATCTATAGTGCTTTTTAGTACGGTCGCGGTTCAAACGGGCATGGGTTTTCACGCGTCGATTGCCACGGCCAAGGGTGCGGTAGAAGGCTTGACTCGTTCGTTGGCGGCGGAGTTGGCCGCCACCAAAATTCGTTGCAATGCCATCGCACCATCGCTAACCGATACGCCGTTGGCAGCCTCGTTGTTATCGAGCGATGAAAAACGAGAGGCTTCCAACAAACGCCACCCGATTGGGCGCGTAGGTACGCCTCAGGATTTGGCCGCCGTAGCAAAACTGTTGCTTTCTGACGAAGGCAGTTGGATTACGGGACAGGTTCTCAACGTAGATGGCGGAATGGGACGATTGAAGTAA
- a CDS encoding arylsulfatase produces MKSRIALFLVIGLGILPQWFRQAPATQPNIIYILADDMGQGDVSAFNPNAKFKTPHLDQLAAEGMRFTDAHSGSAVCTPTRYGILTGRYSWRSKLKKGVTWSYDSALIEDKRLTVASFLKQNGYQTACVGKWHLGLNWAPKNDPVVPVDFSQPVQKSPNEYGFDYSYIIPASLDIPPYVYVENGRVTAQPDRETESKTQYGWWRKGPTGADFKHEEVLGRFVQKSVEYIRSRTAAQPFFLYLPLAAPHTPILPNGQWLGKSGLNEYGDFVLMVDDVVGQIQQVLRQQGMDKNTLIIFTSDNGCAPYAGTELMEKAGHFASNGFRGYKADSYEGGHRVPFIAKWAGRIKPSTASDQTICLTDFMATCAGIQGKKLPQNAGEDSYDLVPVLFGKNPTKPLREATVHHSVEGLFSIRQGEWKLILDAGSGGWSYPKPGKDYEGLPTVQLYNLKNDPAEKTNLYAQYPDKVTQLKALLRKYIQDGRSTAGTPQPYVQSASWPGVKGW; encoded by the coding sequence ATGAAATCCCGAATAGCCCTATTTTTAGTCATTGGCCTGGGTATTTTACCCCAATGGTTCAGGCAAGCGCCTGCCACCCAACCCAACATTATCTATATTTTGGCCGACGACATGGGGCAAGGCGACGTATCGGCATTTAACCCAAACGCTAAGTTTAAAACCCCACACCTCGACCAATTGGCGGCGGAAGGAATGCGTTTTACGGATGCCCACTCAGGCTCGGCGGTGTGTACGCCCACGCGCTACGGGATTCTGACGGGGCGGTATTCGTGGCGTAGCAAGCTCAAAAAGGGGGTTACGTGGAGCTACGATTCGGCACTTATTGAAGACAAACGACTGACTGTGGCTTCCTTTTTGAAACAAAACGGCTACCAAACTGCCTGCGTTGGCAAATGGCATTTGGGGCTCAATTGGGCACCCAAAAACGACCCCGTTGTACCCGTTGATTTTTCTCAACCCGTCCAAAAATCGCCGAACGAATACGGCTTTGACTATTCTTACATCATTCCCGCCTCCCTCGACATTCCGCCTTACGTCTATGTTGAAAATGGTCGCGTCACGGCCCAACCCGACCGCGAAACGGAATCTAAAACGCAGTACGGATGGTGGCGAAAAGGGCCTACTGGTGCCGATTTTAAGCACGAGGAGGTCTTGGGACGGTTTGTTCAAAAATCGGTGGAATACATTCGTAGTCGTACGGCTGCGCAACCTTTTTTTCTGTATTTACCACTGGCCGCGCCTCACACGCCCATTTTGCCTAACGGGCAATGGTTAGGCAAATCGGGGCTGAACGAATACGGCGATTTTGTGCTGATGGTGGACGACGTCGTTGGGCAAATCCAACAAGTACTCCGCCAGCAAGGGATGGACAAAAATACACTCATCATTTTTACGTCCGACAACGGCTGCGCGCCTTACGCGGGTACTGAACTCATGGAAAAAGCGGGGCATTTTGCCAGCAATGGGTTTCGTGGCTACAAAGCCGATAGCTACGAAGGGGGGCATCGGGTACCGTTTATTGCCAAGTGGGCGGGGCGTATTAAACCCAGTACGGCCTCCGACCAAACGATTTGTTTAACCGATTTTATGGCTACTTGTGCGGGGATTCAGGGCAAAAAACTCCCCCAAAATGCGGGCGAAGACAGCTACGACTTAGTGCCTGTTTTGTTTGGCAAAAACCCAACAAAACCTTTGCGGGAAGCCACCGTTCACCACTCGGTAGAAGGATTGTTTTCCATTCGACAAGGCGAGTGGAAGCTGATTTTGGATGCAGGTTCGGGCGGATGGAGTTACCCCAAACCTGGCAAGGATTACGAGGGTTTACCCACGGTGCAGCTCTACAATTTGAAAAACGACCCTGCCGAAAAAACCAACCTTTATGCCCAATATCCCGACAAAGTAACGCAACTCAAAGCCTTGCTCCGCAAATACATTCAAGACGGACGCAGCACCGCAGGAACGCCCCAACCGTATGTTCAAAGTGCCTCTTGGCCAGGGGTGAAGGGTTGGTAG
- a CDS encoding SDR family oxidoreductase yields MKEILRTALITGGTKGIGLGVAEMLIKEGYKVAITGRNAETVEAAAAQLNQLQEGAALGVVADVRNFDSQQAAVNQVLEKWGRLDVLVANAGVGHFAPIEKLTLEQWQETIDINLTGVFYSTKASLAALTASQGYLITIASLAGTNFFANGSAYNASKFGLVGFTQAVMMDVRSAGIKATTIMPGSVATHFNNHEPSEKDAWKIQPEDIGQIVVDLLKMNPRTLPSKIEVRPTMPK; encoded by the coding sequence ATGAAAGAAATACTAAGAACGGCCCTGATTACGGGAGGAACGAAGGGAATTGGTCTGGGAGTGGCCGAAATGCTTATCAAAGAAGGGTACAAAGTAGCGATAACGGGTCGCAACGCAGAAACGGTGGAAGCGGCAGCGGCACAGTTGAATCAATTGCAAGAAGGCGCGGCGTTAGGAGTCGTAGCCGACGTGAGAAACTTTGATTCTCAGCAAGCGGCGGTGAATCAGGTGTTGGAAAAATGGGGACGTCTTGATGTGCTCGTTGCCAACGCTGGGGTAGGGCATTTTGCTCCCATCGAAAAGTTGACCCTCGAACAGTGGCAAGAAACGATTGACATTAACCTAACGGGCGTTTTTTACAGCACCAAAGCGTCGTTGGCTGCCCTTACGGCGTCGCAAGGTTATTTGATTACGATTGCGAGTTTGGCAGGAACCAACTTTTTTGCCAACGGATCGGCCTACAATGCCAGTAAATTTGGCTTGGTAGGTTTTACGCAGGCGGTGATGATGGACGTACGTAGCGCTGGTATCAAAGCAACAACGATTATGCCAGGTTCGGTAGCGACGCACTTTAATAATCACGAACCTTCCGAAAAAGATGCGTGGAAGATTCAACCCGAAGATATTGGGCAAATTGTGGTGGATTTATTAAAAATGAATCCCCGCACGCTGCCAAGTAAAATCGAAGTTCGTCCGACGATGCCGAAATAA
- a CDS encoding aldo/keto reductase, whose amino-acid sequence MNYLTFENGDKMPALGLGTWKSAKGEVYTAVKTAIEIGYRHFDCALVYGNEQEIGQAFADAMKEGMVKREELWITSKLWNNSHEKQYILPSIKTTLKDLQLDYLDLYLIHWPVALKREVAYPQTGEDMLSLREIPLSETWAEMIVLKEMGLTRHIGVSNFSIKKLEEVTAATGVRPEVNQLELHPFLQQWPMVDYCREHGIVLTGYCPLGSSDRPANRIVDGEPKLFENEVIRSLAQARGCSAAQLMLAWAVNRGTSVIPKSVNAGRLQENLAAADIELTEQEMKAMRELDLQYRYIKGNFWCLEGSDYTLESLWDE is encoded by the coding sequence ATGAACTATTTAACTTTTGAAAACGGAGATAAAATGCCCGCCTTGGGGCTTGGGACTTGGAAATCGGCCAAGGGAGAAGTATATACGGCCGTAAAGACCGCTATTGAGATTGGCTATCGGCATTTTGATTGCGCTTTGGTGTATGGCAATGAGCAAGAAATCGGTCAGGCGTTTGCGGATGCGATGAAAGAAGGAATGGTAAAAAGAGAAGAGCTGTGGATTACGTCGAAACTCTGGAACAACAGCCACGAAAAACAGTATATTTTGCCTTCCATCAAGACCACCTTAAAAGATTTACAACTCGATTACCTCGACTTGTACCTCATCCATTGGCCCGTAGCGCTCAAACGAGAAGTAGCTTATCCCCAAACGGGCGAGGACATGCTTAGTCTGAGGGAGATTCCTCTTTCAGAAACTTGGGCAGAGATGATTGTTTTAAAAGAAATGGGTCTGACCCGCCACATTGGGGTTTCCAATTTTAGCATCAAAAAACTGGAAGAAGTAACTGCTGCCACGGGCGTTCGTCCCGAAGTAAATCAGTTGGAACTACATCCGTTTTTGCAACAATGGCCCATGGTGGACTATTGCCGCGAGCACGGTATCGTTTTGACGGGGTATTGCCCCTTAGGCTCGTCAGACCGACCTGCTAATCGGATTGTCGATGGCGAACCCAAATTGTTTGAAAATGAAGTAATTCGCTCTTTGGCACAGGCACGCGGGTGTTCGGCCGCTCAGTTGATGCTGGCGTGGGCGGTCAATCGAGGAACGTCCGTAATTCCAAAGTCGGTCAACGCAGGGCGATTGCAAGAAAACCTAGCCGCCGCCGACATTGAGCTCACCGAGCAAGAAATGAAAGCCATGCGGGAATTAGACTTGCAGTACCGTTACATCAAAGGTAATTTTTGGTGTTTAGAAGGGTCTGATTATACATTGGAAAGCCTTTGGGATGAATAA
- a CDS encoding VWA domain-containing protein, producing the protein MKTNLFCLILSVFTLFACAQSTPVTVTGTVLEEGLLTPISGVTIAVKGKNKGTTTDVHGRYSLAARRGDKLVFNFVGYQTVERTIGKDSVVNVKLKVAHEALQEVVVTGLSKREAKSATAPASSFALMGTPPPMQMDFNAEEYKGINENGFHNPKNNPLTTFSIDVDRAAYSNVRRLLNLGQFPQKDMVRIEEMINYFDYDYPQPKGEHPVVIQTELSDSPWNKGLKLLHIGLQAKTIPSDNLPASNLVFLVDVSGSMGMPNKLPLVKEAFKLLVNQLRPSDRVAIVVYAGAAGTVLPSTPGNQTSTIKDALDNLQAGGSTAGGEGIRLAYKIAQDHFIKGGNNRVILASDGDFNVGVSSEGELQRLVEEKRQSGVYLSVLGFGMGNYKDNKMETLADKGNGNYAYIDNLQEAQKVFVHEFGGTLFTVAKDVKLQLEFNPRFVKGYRLIGYENRMLNNEDFHNDKKDAGEMGSGHTVTALYEIIPAGLESAYLSKVDDLKYQKSAEVATSSDELVTIKLRYKQPDSETSRLFEVPVRNTVTPLASTSNNFRFAAAVAEWGLLLRSSEFKGEASYRQVVDLAQGAIAKDPEGYRAEFVRLVKLAQSLDTSKTVAKKDE; encoded by the coding sequence ATGAAAACAAATCTTTTTTGCCTGATTTTAAGCGTGTTTACGTTGTTTGCTTGCGCTCAATCTACGCCCGTTACAGTCACGGGTACTGTGCTTGAAGAAGGGCTGTTGACCCCCATTTCAGGCGTAACAATTGCTGTTAAAGGAAAAAACAAAGGCACTACTACCGACGTCCACGGGCGGTATTCGCTGGCTGCTCGCAGGGGCGACAAACTGGTTTTTAATTTCGTTGGCTATCAAACCGTCGAACGAACCATTGGTAAAGATTCGGTAGTGAACGTCAAGCTCAAAGTAGCTCACGAAGCCTTGCAAGAGGTCGTAGTGACTGGACTAAGTAAGCGTGAGGCAAAGAGCGCGACGGCTCCTGCTTCTTCTTTTGCCTTGATGGGTACGCCTCCTCCCATGCAAATGGACTTCAATGCCGAGGAATACAAAGGCATCAATGAAAACGGTTTTCACAATCCTAAAAACAACCCGCTCACCACGTTTTCGATTGACGTAGATCGGGCGGCTTATAGTAACGTGCGCCGACTGCTGAATTTGGGGCAATTTCCGCAGAAAGACATGGTGCGGATTGAGGAAATGATTAACTATTTTGACTACGACTATCCGCAGCCCAAAGGCGAACACCCCGTAGTTATTCAAACCGAACTGTCAGATTCGCCTTGGAATAAAGGATTAAAGTTGCTCCACATCGGGCTGCAAGCCAAAACCATTCCTAGCGATAACCTACCTGCGTCAAATTTGGTGTTTTTGGTGGACGTATCGGGGTCGATGGGAATGCCTAACAAATTGCCTTTGGTCAAAGAAGCCTTCAAATTATTGGTCAATCAGCTTCGTCCCAGCGACCGCGTGGCCATTGTGGTGTACGCAGGAGCGGCAGGAACAGTGCTCCCCTCTACGCCTGGTAATCAGACTTCTACCATCAAAGATGCCTTAGACAATCTTCAGGCGGGAGGTTCAACGGCGGGTGGCGAGGGCATCCGATTGGCCTATAAAATTGCCCAAGACCATTTTATTAAAGGAGGCAATAACCGCGTCATTTTGGCCAGTGATGGCGACTTCAACGTGGGCGTTTCGAGCGAGGGCGAATTGCAACGATTGGTCGAAGAAAAACGCCAAAGCGGTGTGTATTTGAGTGTTTTGGGCTTTGGAATGGGTAATTACAAAGACAACAAAATGGAAACCTTGGCCGACAAAGGAAACGGAAATTATGCCTACATTGACAATTTGCAAGAAGCGCAAAAAGTATTTGTACACGAATTCGGCGGGACGCTTTTTACCGTTGCCAAAGATGTAAAACTACAATTGGAATTTAATCCACGGTTTGTCAAAGGCTATCGCCTCATCGGCTACGAAAACCGAATGTTGAACAACGAAGACTTCCACAATGACAAAAAAGATGCGGGCGAAATGGGGAGCGGCCATACCGTAACGGCCTTGTACGAAATCATTCCCGCAGGATTGGAAAGTGCTTATTTGAGTAAAGTGGATGATTTAAAATACCAGAAAAGTGCAGAAGTCGCCACTTCTTCGGACGAGCTGGTAACCATCAAACTCCGCTACAAACAACCCGACAGCGAAACGAGCCGCCTTTTTGAAGTACCTGTGCGTAATACAGTGACGCCTTTGGCCAGCACTTCCAATAATTTCCGTTTTGCGGCCGCGGTAGCCGAATGGGGACTATTGCTTCGCAGCTCGGAGTTTAAGGGCGAAGCTTCTTACCGTCAGGTCGTTGACCTTGCCCAAGGAGCTATTGCCAAAGACCCAGAAGGCTATCGCGCCGAATTTGTGCGCTTGGTCAAATTGGCTCAGTCGCTGGATACCTCCAAAACAGTTGCCAAAAAAGACGAATAA
- a CDS encoding RNA polymerase sigma factor — protein sequence MFLKLFRRKADFSDADYLSEYRRTGNLAELGELYERHMDMVFAVCFKYLRDEDDAKDAVMQVFEQLIEELKISEVRNFKSWLHSVTRNHCLMQLRSKRVLVGDEGLFEHEAYETFVVQAPEADVALETQLSDLGDCLQTLAVEQRKSVELFYFQQLCYQQIAEQTGFALTKVKSYLQNGKRNLKLCMEGKQHG from the coding sequence TTGTTCTTAAAACTATTTCGTCGAAAAGCAGATTTCTCCGATGCAGATTACCTCTCGGAGTACCGCCGAACGGGCAATTTGGCCGAGCTGGGCGAGTTGTACGAACGGCACATGGACATGGTCTTTGCGGTATGTTTCAAGTACTTGCGCGACGAAGACGATGCCAAAGATGCCGTTATGCAGGTGTTTGAGCAGTTGATAGAAGAGTTGAAAATCAGCGAAGTGCGTAACTTCAAAAGCTGGTTGCACAGCGTAACGCGCAATCATTGCCTGATGCAACTCCGCTCCAAACGCGTGTTGGTGGGCGACGAGGGGCTGTTTGAACATGAAGCCTACGAAACCTTCGTGGTACAGGCTCCTGAAGCCGACGTAGCACTTGAAACGCAATTGTCGGATTTGGGCGATTGCCTGCAAACGTTGGCCGTAGAACAGCGCAAAAGTGTAGAGCTATTTTATTTCCAACAACTTTGCTATCAACAAATTGCCGAGCAAACGGGATTTGCATTAACAAAAGTGAAAAGTTATCTCCAAAACGGAAAGCGTAACCTGAAACTGTGCATGGAGGGCAAACAACATGGCTAA
- a CDS encoding sterol desaturase family protein encodes METYGRILLIAMPIFLGLVLLEKLYGWAVKKHPFRTMDVISSLSSGYTNIIKDVLGISVSILTYGYMVEHWALYKVQSTIWVYIIAFIALDFSGYWVHRLSHQINFFWNKHAIHHSSEEFDLACALRQSISSFVNLFTIFLLPAALLGVEPKVIAIVAPLHLFAQFWYHTIYIGKMGILEHIIVTPSHHRVHHAMNPIYLDKNHGQIFIIWDKLFGTFQEELPDVPPVYGITRPVQTWNPIKINFQHLWLLIKDAYRTKSWKDKARIWFMPTGWRPADVIERYPVYKIDDPYHFQKYAPEASVALRTWTWIQFLFTFALINYFFINIAKIGTPNIFVYGGFLFLYVFAYTELMDKNPYAWAWEALKNAIGLFLIYQNGWFGMSETMPWGTVVLASYFVLSSIVVALFARSLSFYSSQRLSNV; translated from the coding sequence ATGGAAACCTACGGACGCATTCTTCTCATAGCCATGCCCATTTTTTTGGGCCTAGTCTTACTCGAAAAACTGTACGGATGGGCGGTAAAAAAGCACCCGTTCCGCACCATGGACGTAATTTCTAGCCTCAGTTCTGGCTATACCAACATCATCAAAGACGTACTCGGCATTAGTGTTTCGATTTTGACCTATGGCTACATGGTGGAACACTGGGCGCTGTACAAAGTACAATCTACGATTTGGGTATATATCATCGCTTTCATCGCCCTCGATTTTTCGGGTTATTGGGTACACCGTTTGAGCCACCAAATCAACTTTTTTTGGAACAAACACGCCATTCACCACAGCAGCGAAGAGTTTGACTTGGCCTGTGCCTTGCGCCAAAGCATTTCGTCGTTTGTCAATTTATTCACGATATTTTTGCTTCCTGCGGCGTTGCTAGGCGTTGAGCCGAAAGTCATTGCGATTGTCGCACCACTTCATTTGTTTGCCCAGTTTTGGTACCATACCATTTACATTGGCAAAATGGGTATCTTAGAACATATCATCGTGACGCCCTCGCACCACCGCGTACACCACGCCATGAACCCCATTTATTTGGACAAAAACCATGGGCAGATTTTTATCATTTGGGATAAACTCTTTGGTACGTTTCAAGAAGAACTCCCCGACGTACCGCCTGTTTATGGCATCACCCGCCCCGTTCAAACGTGGAATCCCATCAAAATCAATTTCCAACACTTGTGGTTATTGATAAAAGACGCCTATCGCACCAAGAGCTGGAAGGATAAAGCTAGGATTTGGTTTATGCCAACAGGATGGCGCCCTGCCGACGTCATCGAACGTTATCCCGTTTACAAAATCGACGACCCGTACCACTTCCAAAAATACGCTCCTGAGGCTTCGGTAGCACTACGAACTTGGACGTGGATTCAGTTTTTGTTCACTTTTGCACTCATCAATTACTTCTTTATCAACATTGCCAAAATAGGTACGCCCAACATTTTTGTGTATGGCGGTTTCTTGTTTTTGTACGTTTTTGCCTATACCGAACTCATGGATAAAAACCCCTACGCTTGGGCGTGGGAAGCGCTCAAAAACGCCATTGGCTTGTTTTTAATTTACCAAAACGGCTGGTTCGGAATGTCAGAAACCATGCCTTGGGGCACCGTAGTACTGGCGAGTTACTTTGTACTTTCGAGCATTGTGGTGGCGTTGTTTGCACGGTCGCTTAGTTTTTATTCATCCCAAAGGCTTTCCAATGTATAA
- a CDS encoding porin family protein: MKRSAYFLLMIALILTGRQAIAQENVSFGPIVGVNFSRLTNHPIYNDWKVGNSAGIFINYSGESRLGVNGQLLYSRIGGESGNGASKGHLDYIQIPIMGTYYLNGRGNALRPKLMAGPYVGFLVKAVNESNVNINPEGAARAYKGVDAGAALGAGLNYSLKNKVWLNADLRYNIGLTNVMTNASDVHNRSWGLNVGVSFPLGNYSPKTGKFR, translated from the coding sequence ATGAAAAGAAGTGCCTATTTCCTCCTAATGATTGCTTTGATTTTGACAGGCAGACAAGCAATTGCCCAAGAAAATGTCTCTTTTGGCCCAATTGTAGGGGTAAATTTTTCGCGATTGACCAATCACCCAATTTATAACGACTGGAAAGTCGGCAACTCGGCGGGTATTTTTATCAACTACAGCGGAGAAAGCCGTTTAGGAGTCAATGGACAACTGTTGTATTCACGAATTGGGGGTGAATCGGGGAACGGAGCCTCAAAAGGTCACCTCGATTATATCCAAATACCCATCATGGGAACGTATTACCTCAATGGCCGTGGCAACGCACTTCGTCCCAAATTGATGGCAGGACCTTACGTTGGATTTTTGGTCAAAGCCGTCAATGAAAGTAACGTAAATATCAATCCCGAAGGGGCGGCACGGGCTTATAAAGGCGTAGATGCGGGGGCAGCTTTGGGCGCAGGGCTCAATTATTCCCTCAAAAATAAAGTATGGCTCAACGCTGATTTGCGCTACAACATTGGCCTTACCAACGTGATGACCAACGCCTCTGATGTACACAACCGCTCGTGGGGACTCAACGTCGGCGTAAGTTTTCCACTAGGTAATTACTCGCCAAAAACAGGAAAGTTTAGATAG